A stretch of Bradyrhizobium diazoefficiens DNA encodes these proteins:
- a CDS encoding ABC transporter substrate-binding protein: protein MTKNPSRRDVSAAALAAIAASVLPAPYVWAAEKKYDAGASDTEIKIGQTVPHSGPGSLYGVLGRIGEAYFQMLNEKGGINGRKIKFLTMDDAYSAPKCVEATRRLVEQEEVLALYGSLGTAPQTAVHKYLNSKGVPQLLLNTGASKWNQPKEFKWTMAGLPLYPTEARILARHVVSVKPNAKVGILYQNDDFGRDFLGPFKKVLADAGGTASVIMEQTYDLTDPTVDSQLINLSKSGADVFYNISTGKASSQSIRKVAELGWKPLQLLSAGSTGRSILNAAGLENAAGIVAIRYNKEVGLPKWEKDPDVMAFEALRKTYIPTIDPDNTIAFAGYGQAVTMGEILRRCGDELTRANVLKQASTLKGFHSPYFLDGVTYDYTPEDYTPMKTLYISIFSGKDWDISDKPMSE from the coding sequence ATGACGAAGAATCCATCGCGGCGCGATGTCAGTGCCGCCGCGCTCGCCGCCATCGCCGCATCCGTGTTGCCCGCGCCCTATGTCTGGGCCGCGGAGAAGAAATACGACGCGGGCGCGAGCGACACCGAAATCAAGATCGGACAGACCGTGCCGCATTCCGGCCCCGGCTCGCTCTATGGCGTGCTCGGGCGCATTGGCGAAGCGTATTTCCAGATGCTGAACGAGAAGGGCGGCATCAACGGACGCAAGATCAAGTTTCTCACCATGGACGACGCTTACAGCGCGCCGAAATGCGTCGAGGCGACGCGGCGTCTCGTGGAGCAGGAAGAGGTGCTCGCGCTCTACGGCTCGCTCGGCACCGCGCCGCAGACCGCTGTGCACAAATACCTCAATTCCAAGGGCGTTCCGCAGCTCTTGCTCAACACCGGCGCGTCGAAGTGGAATCAACCGAAAGAGTTCAAATGGACGATGGCGGGCCTGCCGCTCTATCCGACCGAGGCGCGCATCCTGGCGCGGCACGTCGTCAGCGTGAAGCCGAATGCCAAGGTCGGCATCCTCTACCAGAACGACGATTTCGGCCGCGATTTCCTGGGGCCCTTCAAGAAGGTGCTGGCCGATGCCGGCGGCACCGCATCTGTCATCATGGAGCAGACCTACGATCTCACCGATCCCACCGTCGATTCCCAGCTCATCAATCTCTCGAAGTCGGGCGCTGATGTCTTCTACAACATCTCCACCGGCAAGGCGTCGTCGCAGTCGATCCGGAAAGTGGCCGAGCTCGGCTGGAAGCCGCTGCAGCTGCTGTCGGCCGGCTCGACCGGTCGCTCGATCCTCAATGCGGCAGGGCTGGAGAACGCCGCTGGTATCGTCGCGATCCGCTACAACAAGGAAGTCGGCCTGCCCAAATGGGAGAAGGATCCCGACGTGATGGCGTTCGAGGCGCTGCGCAAGACCTACATCCCGACCATCGACCCCGACAACACCATCGCCTTCGCCGGCTACGGCCAGGCCGTCACCATGGGCGAGATCCTGCGCCGCTGTGGCGACGAGCTCACCCGCGCCAACGTGCTGAAGCAGGCGTCCACGCTCAAAGGCTTCCACTCGCCCTATTTCCTCGATGGCGTCACCTACGACTACACGCCCGAGGACTACACGCCGATGAAGACGCTCTATATCTCGATCTTCAGCGGCAAGGATTGGGACATCTCCGACAAGCCGATGTCGGAGTGA
- a CDS encoding DUF6460 domain-containing protein — protein sequence MVQDVRDLPAGRSDGLNRFLGGSPLAVAFRLVLLSILVGVVLAAIGFDPWNILISIRLLFQRLWDLGFDTVNWLWRYFLLGAVIVIPIWLLSRVFGSPRR from the coding sequence ATGGTCCAAGACGTCAGAGATTTGCCGGCCGGCCGCAGCGATGGGCTGAACCGCTTTCTCGGCGGCTCGCCGCTGGCGGTCGCGTTTCGCCTGGTGCTGCTCTCGATCCTGGTCGGCGTCGTGCTGGCCGCGATCGGCTTCGATCCCTGGAATATCCTCATCAGCATTCGTCTGCTGTTCCAGCGGCTGTGGGACCTCGGCTTCGATACCGTGAACTGGCTGTGGCGCTACTTCCTGCTCGGCGCGGTCATCGTGATCCCGATCTGGCTGCTGTCGCGCGTGTTCGGCTCACCGCGCCGCTAG
- a CDS encoding ligase-associated DNA damage response exonuclease has protein sequence MRPQDILLPTAAGLCCKPGGFHIDPVRPVERAVITHGHSDHARAGHGAVLATQETLDMMRLRYGENFAGSTQVIRYGEEIRLGDVRVKFHPAGHVLGSAQIAVTCKDTCIVASGDYKDAPDPTCTPFELVRCDVFITEATFGLPVFRHGDAADEVKKLLASVALFPERAHLVGAYSLGKAQRVIALLRQAGYDAPIYLHGAMETITHYYQSRGIELGELRPVMGVKKAALAGTIALAPPSATSDLWTRRFPDPVTAFASGWMRVRARARQRGIELPLVISDHADWDGLTATMIATGAGEIWVTHGQEDALVHWCKSKGLRAQPLDLVGYGEEEESEPPLQGEAEA, from the coding sequence ATGCGTCCGCAAGACATCCTGTTGCCAACTGCTGCCGGCCTATGCTGCAAGCCCGGCGGCTTCCACATCGATCCGGTCCGCCCGGTCGAGCGGGCCGTGATTACCCACGGCCATTCCGATCACGCCCGCGCCGGTCATGGCGCGGTGCTGGCGACGCAGGAAACGCTGGACATGATGCGGCTGCGCTATGGCGAGAATTTTGCCGGCTCGACGCAAGTGATCCGCTACGGCGAGGAGATCCGGCTCGGCGACGTCAGGGTGAAGTTTCACCCCGCAGGCCATGTGCTCGGTTCGGCGCAGATCGCGGTGACCTGTAAGGACACCTGCATCGTCGCTTCCGGCGACTACAAGGACGCACCCGACCCGACCTGCACGCCGTTCGAGCTGGTGCGCTGCGACGTCTTCATTACCGAAGCGACGTTCGGCCTGCCGGTGTTCCGGCATGGCGACGCGGCGGACGAGGTGAAGAAGCTGCTGGCCTCGGTCGCGCTGTTTCCGGAGCGCGCGCATCTCGTCGGGGCCTATTCGCTTGGCAAGGCGCAGCGCGTGATCGCGCTATTGCGGCAGGCCGGCTACGACGCGCCGATCTATCTGCATGGCGCGATGGAGACCATCACGCACTATTATCAGAGCCGCGGCATCGAGCTCGGCGAGCTACGGCCGGTGATGGGCGTGAAGAAGGCAGCACTCGCCGGCACCATTGCGCTCGCACCGCCGTCGGCAACATCGGATCTCTGGACGCGGCGCTTCCCCGATCCGGTCACCGCGTTCGCGTCGGGGTGGATGCGCGTGCGCGCCCGCGCCCGGCAACGTGGCATCGAATTGCCGCTGGTGATCTCCGACCATGCCGATTGGGACGGTCTCACAGCGACCATGATCGCGACCGGCGCCGGCGAGATCTGGGTCACCCACGGCCAGGAAGACGCGCTGGTGCATTGGTGCAAGAGCAAGGGCCTCCGCGCGCAGCCGCTCGATCTCGTCGGCTATGGCGAGGAGGAGGAGAGCGAGCCGCCGCTTCAGGGCGAGGCCGAGGCATGA
- a CDS encoding cisplatin damage response ATP-dependent DNA ligase, with amino-acid sequence MNRFAELLDRLAYEPGRNNKLRLITRYFREVGDPDRGYALAALTGALSFKHAKPALIRDLIAARTDEVLFGLSYDYVGDLSETVALMWPKAAMATHNNPPPPTLTEVVTTLRTLGKTELPKQLERWLDELDETGRWALLKLVTGALRIGVSARLAKTAAAALGEKDAHEVELIWPGLAPPYLDLFAWLEGRADKPVNRDPAPFRPVMLAHAIEDGDFAALDPADYVAEWKWDGIRVQAVAGRDQRGHIATRLYSRTGEDITGSFPDLVPSLRLPGAIDGELLILREGRVQSFNVLQQRLNRKVVSPKLIKEFPIHLRAYDLLGDDENDLRELPFAERRERLETFITKLGDPRIDLSPTIPFTSWEALTAARADPAGAGAGEDADAVEGVMLKRRDAPYLPGRPKGQWWKWKRDPHIIDAVLMYAQRGHGKRSSFYSDYTFGVWIETENGDELVPVGKAYFGFTDEELLQIDRFVRSNTTEKFGPVRHVVHEADKGLVLEVAFEGLQRSPRHKSGVAMRFPRISRLRWDKPPREADRLETLEKMLKAEPAEIEA; translated from the coding sequence ATGAACCGCTTCGCCGAACTGCTGGACCGCCTCGCCTACGAGCCCGGCCGCAACAACAAGCTGCGGCTGATCACCCGCTATTTTCGCGAGGTCGGCGATCCCGACCGCGGCTACGCGCTGGCAGCGCTGACCGGTGCGCTCAGCTTCAAGCACGCCAAGCCGGCGCTGATCCGGGATTTGATCGCGGCGCGTACCGATGAGGTGCTATTCGGGCTGAGTTACGATTACGTCGGCGATCTCTCGGAGACGGTGGCGCTGATGTGGCCGAAGGCGGCCATGGCCACCCATAACAACCCGCCTCCGCCCACGCTGACCGAAGTCGTCACCACGCTGCGCACGCTTGGCAAGACCGAGCTGCCAAAGCAGCTCGAACGCTGGCTCGACGAGCTCGACGAGACCGGCCGCTGGGCGCTGCTGAAGCTCGTCACCGGCGCGTTGCGGATCGGTGTCTCGGCACGTCTGGCCAAAACCGCCGCCGCCGCGCTTGGCGAGAAGGACGCACACGAGGTCGAGCTGATCTGGCCGGGGCTTGCTCCGCCCTATCTCGATTTGTTCGCCTGGCTGGAAGGCCGCGCCGACAAGCCGGTCAACCGCGATCCTGCGCCGTTCCGCCCTGTAATGCTGGCGCATGCGATCGAGGACGGCGATTTCGCCGCACTCGATCCCGCCGACTACGTCGCCGAATGGAAGTGGGACGGCATCCGCGTGCAGGCAGTCGCCGGACGCGACCAGCGCGGGCACATCGCCACGCGGCTCTATTCGCGCACCGGCGAGGACATCACGGGGAGCTTCCCGGATCTGGTGCCGTCGCTGCGGCTCCCCGGCGCAATCGACGGCGAGTTGCTAATCCTGCGCGAAGGCCGCGTGCAGAGTTTTAACGTCCTGCAACAGCGCCTCAACCGCAAAGTGGTCTCGCCGAAGCTGATTAAAGAGTTTCCGATCCATCTGCGCGCCTATGATCTGCTCGGAGACGACGAGAATGATCTGCGTGAGCTGCCGTTCGCGGAACGACGGGAGCGGCTGGAGACGTTCATCACAAAGCTTGGCGATCCCCGTATCGACCTCTCGCCCACAATCCCTTTCACAAGCTGGGAGGCGCTGACCGCCGCGCGCGCCGATCCGGCGGGCGCTGGCGCCGGCGAAGATGCCGACGCCGTCGAAGGCGTGATGCTGAAGCGGCGCGACGCGCCCTATTTGCCGGGACGGCCGAAGGGCCAATGGTGGAAGTGGAAGCGCGATCCGCACATCATCGATGCCGTGCTGATGTATGCGCAGCGCGGCCACGGCAAGCGCTCGTCCTTTTATTCCGACTACACCTTTGGCGTCTGGATCGAGACCGAGAACGGCGACGAGCTGGTGCCGGTCGGAAAAGCCTATTTCGGCTTCACCGACGAGGAGCTGCTGCAGATCGATCGCTTCGTCCGCAGCAACACCACGGAGAAGTTCGGCCCCGTCCGCCATGTCGTGCACGAAGCGGACAAGGGGCTGGTGCTGGAGGTCGCCTTCGAGGGCCTGCAGCGCTCGCCGCGGCACAAATCCGGCGTCGCCATGCGCTTCCCCCGCATCAGCCGCTTGCGCTGGGACAAGCCGCCGCGGGAGGCGGACCGGCTGGAAACGCTGGAAAAGATGCTGAAAGCGGAGCCGGCGGAAATTGAGGCTTGA
- a CDS encoding MATE family efflux transporter, whose translation MNAPLPSKVGSRQVFAIAGPAMVANLTTPLIGVVSTTAIGRLDDAALLGGVAMASVIFDCLFWLFGFLRMSTLAFTAQALGAGETRELTVILVRGFIVAGLIGAGLIALQLPLAGVLFDLMGGSVGVTHAAKTYFMIRIWSSPFAFANYVILGWLVGQARANPALALQVVINLINMAATILLVLIYDTGIAGAAIAALLSETIGFVLGVIVCRRYAEGGFAVPRATLLNRAKLMRMLAVNSDIMIRTAALIAVFLFFTAKGARAGDVTLAANSVLNNFLLVSAFFLDGLANAAQQLCGRTFGARDAKGFADSTRLVLLWGLGFALVVAVLFALFGPNVINFMTASEDVRRAARDFLLFIALAPVPGVFAFGFDGIYVGATWAREMRNLMLASLAIFLGVWWALQSLGNAGLWCALIAFYVARGGLQGARYPALYRATFLKF comes from the coding sequence ATGAACGCACCGCTTCCCTCCAAGGTCGGCTCCCGCCAGGTCTTCGCCATCGCTGGTCCCGCGATGGTCGCGAACCTTACCACGCCGCTGATCGGCGTGGTCTCGACCACCGCGATCGGACGACTGGATGATGCCGCCCTGCTCGGCGGCGTCGCGATGGCCTCGGTGATCTTCGACTGTCTGTTCTGGCTGTTTGGATTCCTGCGCATGAGCACGCTCGCGTTCACCGCACAGGCGCTCGGCGCCGGCGAGACGCGCGAGCTGACCGTGATCCTGGTGCGCGGCTTCATCGTCGCAGGCCTGATCGGCGCTGGGCTGATTGCACTACAATTGCCGCTGGCCGGCGTGCTGTTCGATTTGATGGGCGGCAGCGTGGGCGTGACGCACGCCGCCAAGACCTATTTCATGATCCGGATCTGGTCGTCGCCATTCGCCTTCGCCAATTACGTCATTCTCGGCTGGCTGGTGGGACAGGCCCGCGCCAATCCGGCGCTCGCGCTCCAGGTCGTCATCAACCTGATCAACATGGCGGCAACGATTCTGCTCGTGCTGATTTACGACACCGGCATCGCGGGCGCGGCGATCGCCGCGCTGCTGTCGGAGACGATCGGCTTCGTGCTCGGCGTCATCGTTTGCCGGCGATATGCGGAGGGCGGCTTTGCCGTGCCGCGTGCCACGTTGCTCAACCGGGCGAAACTGATGCGGATGCTGGCGGTGAACTCCGACATCATGATCCGCACCGCGGCGCTGATCGCCGTGTTCCTGTTCTTCACCGCCAAGGGCGCACGCGCCGGCGACGTGACGCTGGCCGCAAACTCCGTGCTCAACAATTTCCTGCTGGTCAGCGCCTTCTTCCTCGACGGCCTCGCCAACGCGGCCCAGCAGCTCTGCGGCCGCACTTTTGGCGCGCGCGACGCCAAGGGTTTTGCCGATTCGACCCGGCTGGTGCTGCTCTGGGGCCTCGGCTTCGCGCTGGTCGTGGCGGTGCTGTTCGCGCTGTTCGGGCCGAACGTGATCAATTTTATGACCGCGAGCGAGGACGTCCGCCGTGCCGCGCGCGACTTCCTGCTGTTCATCGCGCTCGCGCCGGTGCCCGGCGTGTTCGCCTTCGGCTTCGACGGCATCTATGTCGGTGCGACCTGGGCGCGCGAGATGCGCAATCTGATGCTGGCCTCGCTCGCGATCTTCTTAGGCGTCTGGTGGGCGCTGCAATCCTTGGGCAATGCCGGGCTGTGGTGCGCGCTGATCGCGTTCTACGTCGCGCGCGGCGGCTTGCAGGGTGCACGGTATCCGGCGCTGTACCGGGCGACGTTCTTAAAATTCTAA
- a CDS encoding class I SAM-dependent methyltransferase, giving the protein MPLRLFLTSGDLMADRRFEFARDLQLKGDLPAAADLLEQALELAPNFTSAWFTLGEIRQQLGERDKAVAAFRKAREFDPGDQHGASLHLIRLGDEQLSEMPKAYVQALFDQYAPRFEHTLINDLDYRAPSLIFKAVVAARVAAKKPALFKHAIDLGCGTGLAAAAFAKQVDHFTGIDLSPGMIKEARATELYAELEVADMIEGLRGKADASANLVVAADAFVYLSDLAPVLSEAERVLVSGGVLAFTLETHDGSGIVLGEGLRYAHSAEYVRGAIARAGLKLVTLEPASPRIENNEPVRGLVVVAEKT; this is encoded by the coding sequence ATGCCGCTCCGCCTGTTTCTGACCTCCGGCGATCTCATGGCCGACCGCCGCTTCGAGTTCGCGCGCGACCTCCAGCTCAAGGGCGACCTGCCCGCCGCCGCCGACCTGCTGGAGCAGGCGCTCGAGCTGGCGCCGAACTTCACCTCGGCCTGGTTCACGCTCGGCGAAATCCGCCAGCAGCTCGGTGAGCGCGACAAGGCCGTCGCGGCCTTCCGCAAAGCGCGTGAGTTCGATCCCGGTGATCAGCACGGCGCCAGCCTGCATCTGATCCGGCTCGGTGACGAACAGCTCTCCGAGATGCCCAAGGCCTATGTGCAGGCGCTGTTCGATCAATACGCGCCGCGCTTCGAGCACACGCTGATCAACGATCTCGACTATCGCGCGCCGTCCCTGATCTTCAAGGCGGTGGTGGCCGCACGCGTTGCTGCGAAGAAGCCCGCTCTGTTCAAGCACGCCATCGATCTCGGCTGCGGCACCGGGCTCGCGGCCGCCGCCTTCGCCAAACAGGTCGATCATTTCACCGGCATCGATCTGTCGCCCGGCATGATCAAGGAGGCGCGTGCGACGGAGCTTTATGCCGAGCTCGAGGTCGCCGATATGATCGAGGGCCTGCGCGGCAAGGCTGACGCCAGCGCGAACCTCGTCGTCGCTGCGGATGCGTTCGTCTATCTTTCCGATCTCGCGCCGGTGCTGAGCGAAGCCGAGCGCGTGCTCGTATCAGGCGGCGTGCTTGCGTTCACACTGGAAACGCATGACGGCAGCGGCATCGTCCTCGGCGAAGGCCTGCGTTATGCCCATTCGGCGGAATATGTGCGCGGCGCGATTGCCAGGGCTGGGCTCAAGCTTGTGACATTGGAGCCCGCGTCGCCGCGCATCGAGAACAACGAGCCGGTGCGCGGCCTCGTCGTCGTCGCCGAGAAAACTTGA